A DNA window from Moorella thermoacetica contains the following coding sequences:
- the glnA gene encoding type I glutamate--ammonia ligase, translating into MNEQLTKEDVLQMVEEMNVRFIRLQFTDIFGVLKNVAITPAELEKALDGELMFDGSSIHGFVRIEESDMYLRPDPTTFAIFPWRPMDGAVARLICDVYNPDGTPFAGCPRGVLKRVLAEAEAMGYTMYAGPEAEFFLFHTDGQKPTLVTHDQAGYFDLSPVDLGEDARRDMVLSLEAMGFEVEASHHEVAPGQHEIDFKYDNALATADKIATFKFVVRTIAQRHGLHATFMPKPVAGINGSGMHTHQSLFKEGQNAFYDPDDPLQLSKVAYYYIGGLMHHARALAAITNPTVNSYKRLVPGFEAPVYIAWSPRNRSPLIRVPAKRGASTRIELRNPDPSCNPYLALAVMLKAGLDGIKKQIQPPAPTERNIYEMTPAERRDLGIGSLPGDLKDALAELSRDEVIREALGDHIYQHFVEAKEKEWEQYRIQVHQWEIDHYLTLF; encoded by the coding sequence ATGAATGAACAACTGACCAAAGAAGACGTCCTGCAGATGGTTGAAGAAATGAACGTCCGTTTTATCCGGCTCCAGTTTACCGATATCTTCGGGGTATTAAAAAATGTGGCCATAACCCCGGCCGAGCTAGAGAAAGCCCTTGACGGCGAATTAATGTTCGATGGCTCTTCCATCCACGGTTTCGTCCGCATCGAAGAATCCGACATGTACCTGCGGCCTGACCCGACCACCTTCGCCATTTTCCCCTGGCGGCCCATGGACGGGGCCGTAGCCAGGTTGATCTGTGACGTCTATAACCCGGACGGCACCCCCTTTGCCGGCTGTCCCCGGGGGGTTTTAAAGCGCGTCCTGGCTGAAGCCGAAGCTATGGGCTATACCATGTACGCCGGCCCGGAAGCGGAGTTTTTCCTTTTCCATACCGACGGGCAAAAACCGACCCTCGTAACCCACGACCAGGCCGGCTATTTCGACCTTTCCCCAGTCGACCTGGGTGAAGACGCGCGCCGGGATATGGTCCTTTCCCTGGAAGCCATGGGTTTCGAGGTTGAGGCTTCCCATCACGAGGTGGCCCCGGGCCAGCACGAAATAGACTTTAAGTATGATAACGCCCTGGCCACGGCCGATAAGATTGCCACCTTTAAATTTGTCGTCCGGACCATCGCCCAGCGCCACGGTCTCCATGCCACCTTTATGCCCAAGCCTGTGGCTGGCATCAACGGTTCCGGCATGCATACCCACCAATCCTTATTTAAAGAAGGCCAGAATGCCTTCTATGATCCGGACGACCCCCTGCAATTAAGCAAGGTAGCCTATTACTATATTGGCGGCCTGATGCACCACGCCCGGGCCCTGGCGGCCATCACCAATCCGACAGTCAATTCTTATAAACGCCTGGTACCAGGTTTTGAGGCCCCGGTCTATATCGCCTGGTCCCCCCGCAATCGCAGCCCCTTGATACGCGTGCCGGCCAAGCGCGGGGCCTCAACTAGAATAGAATTACGCAACCCCGACCCGTCCTGTAACCCTTACCTGGCCCTGGCCGTTATGTTGAAAGCCGGTTTGGACGGGATCAAGAAACAGATTCAGCCCCCGGCTCCGACAGAACGCAATATCTATGAGATGACGCCTGCCGAACGCCGTGACCTGGGCATCGGCAGCCTGCCGGGTGATTTAAAAGATGCCTTAGCGGAACTCTCCCGCGACGAAGTGATCCGGGAGGCCCTGGGGGATCACATTTACCAGCATTTTGTCGAGGCCAAGGAGAAGGAATGGGAACAGTATCGTATCCAGGTCCACCAGTGGGAAATAGACCACTACCTTACACTGTTTTAA
- a CDS encoding DUF1614 domain-containing protein: MLWPLLFLFLFIPMLMASLFLNLAIFSFARLGLSPGGAMLLLSASVIGGLINIPVSRRRLYIEEPRFGSFPFFFYYPPQVSYQLLCINVGGAVIPVLFSLHLLATRAPLLPALTATLIVTVVAKLLARIVPGVGISIPTFIPPVVAALAAIIVSPHNAAPVAYIAGAIGTLLGADILNLGAIRRLQSQVVSIGGAGVFDGIFLVALAAALLS; the protein is encoded by the coding sequence ATGCTCTGGCCCTTGTTGTTCTTGTTTTTATTTATCCCCATGCTCATGGCCTCCCTCTTTTTAAATCTGGCTATTTTCTCCTTTGCCAGACTGGGTCTTTCCCCCGGCGGGGCCATGCTCCTGCTCTCAGCATCTGTCATCGGCGGCCTGATAAATATCCCCGTATCACGCCGGCGCCTTTACATCGAGGAACCCCGTTTTGGTTCTTTCCCTTTCTTTTTCTATTACCCGCCCCAGGTGAGCTACCAGCTCCTCTGCATCAACGTCGGTGGGGCAGTGATCCCTGTCCTTTTTTCCCTGCACCTGCTGGCTACAAGGGCGCCTCTGCTGCCGGCCCTGACGGCCACCCTGATTGTCACCGTGGTAGCTAAGCTCCTGGCCCGGATAGTTCCGGGGGTTGGAATCTCCATACCCACCTTTATCCCTCCAGTAGTCGCCGCCCTGGCGGCCATCATTGTCTCGCCCCATAATGCCGCCCCGGTGGCATATATCGCCGGGGCTATCGGCACCCTCCTAGGAGCTGACATCCTCAACCTGGGAGCCATCCGCCGGCTCCAGTCCCAGGTGGTGAGTATTGGCGGGGCAGGCGTCTTTGACGGTATTTTCCTGG